Within Tamandua tetradactyla isolate mTamTet1 chromosome 10, mTamTet1.pri, whole genome shotgun sequence, the genomic segment TGTCTCGTGTCCATTGGTAAGGAAACATGTCAGCCAAGTCAAATTGAAGGTTACTGATGACCAGGATCTGAGAGAATTCTGGGCAAATATTTAAAGACATGGTTGCAGGAAGGGACAGAACTGAAAGAGTCACAAAGGAAACCAATTGGGGTCCTtatgaaaaatatccaaaatccTGACATAGTGAGTTGAATAAAGAGACAATTGAACATATCTAATCTAAGCCACGATTCAATCATATTATCAACTGTACATGCACCTATCCTGAGAATGTACTCCTCCAATCTTCAACTACAGGAGAATTATTTGACAAAGGGGGACACCTGGTATGGTCTGAATGTCCTGTTACAGTTTTACTGAATCCATGCTTTACACTTGCAGGCACAGTGCTGATTGAGCATAGCAAAGATTTCAGGGAAGTCTGTGCTTGTAAGAAAGGAGACACCTCCTATTTCCAGGGctatttggaatatttccttaTAGCCTTTAAGACTATTCTTAGGATGCAGAGCAGTCTCAAGCATTTCCCTTTTTCTATTCCTCTGCCAGTATTGCCCCATCCTCTAGCCATTTTCTCCCATAAGCAGTTCCCTAATATACTTACTTTACCCTCATGTCCATGTTGGTGTCTACTTATTGAAGCATCTGAACTAATATAAAGTGAACTtttatataaaagttatatagagTGAACTTTGCCAGCTGACCTGCATTTCTCTTTAAGCTGACTGTTTTCCCAAGAAGTCTGATTATCTAGTTTTACTGatctaacattttaaatttaatgccCTCCCCAAGTAATTTCTACTCTTACCTCTTTCActtcactctttttctttcttttgttgtgttaatgtgattttccattttaactccTTGATATTGACATTAGATCATGATTTTCAGAAtcccttcttttaaaatgtgtgcTCAAGACTGTAACTTTCTCCCTAAGAAAGatttaattgtatatattttatatttcacttttgctttttcctttgatCATGGATAATTTAGAAGCAttgtgtttaatttccaaatatgggATGATCTCCTAGATAATTTTGTTGttgctctttttgttgttgttttctagtTCAAACTACTAAGGTCAGGGAACTTATGCCAcctgttcttttcttttgaaatatggtGAAATTTGTTTCTTGGCCCAGCATAGTTTCGTAGATGCTCCGTAGACTTTTGAAAAGAATGAACATTCTGAAGTTGTTGTGTGTAGCGTTCTAATCATTTCCATTAATCAAAATTTTAACATGCCATTTACATCTTTTATCAATAATTTTGGTAAAACCTCATCACTTCAAATTTTGCTTCTTTCCACTTATCTCcccatttttattcttaaatttcattaaaagaaagacattttatgctcttctttttttaatatgccttatactcttttttttttttttggtattttcaaacttttgttcttcttctttaCTTTGGAAATTTCCTTCTGTCCCATTTTCCAATCACTAACTATCTATTCAGTTATGCCCAATCTCTTCTTCAGCCCATCCATTGAGTTTTCGAAAGgagttattatatttttatttttcatttttttttacataggcaggcaccagaaaggGAACCCCGAGTCTCCAGAAaggaaggcaagaactctgccattgaaccaccattgcctaccctatatttttatttttaaactttcaaatagATTCTTTTATGTGATTTTCAGATTACTGCCAAAATTCTTAAAGTGTTTTTAGTTATTTGAACATAATTATTCTTGAAAATAATACTTCTACTTTCTAtcattaatttcttcattgatttcatttatttttggctGGTCAAGTATCTGTACTGTCTGGATCAGATTTCTATTTGGTGGTATTCTCTTGTGTCTAGTTTTATGCTCTCATATACTGCTTTGGTTTgcttaatgctgccagaattcaatctaccacaaataGTTTGActtctataaaggggatttattaagttgcaaaaatacagttttaaggccataaggaaagtccaaactaaggcatccagagagagataccttgactcaaggaaggccaatgcctgtcacatggggagtcacatgactggcatctcttggtccttgttcctggttctgttactTCCAGATTCTGATGCCCATGGTTTCACCTCTAAGTGTCTGTGGTCCTTTATTTAGTGTCTCCAGGGCAAAATTTTGTGTTCTGGCATGCTTGCTCCTCATGGACAGAGCATGGTGATATCTTCTGGGCCTTGTCACTCCAAACCACCTTGTCTAGCTGtctactctctctgttggcatttcacacatctccaaatatctgcatttatgtctgctctaagcaacttcaaaatgtttcccttcataaaggactccagtaaactaatcaagccccctTTGAATGCTAACCTCTTTTTTCCAGTCAATTCTGCCAATGCCCAATGTGCTCATGAAGATAGCGGTCATAGTAGAAGGGATGTAGTTTATGCACAGGTTCAAAGACAAGGGCTTCCATTCCCCAGGGCTGACTTGGCCATAGCttctgctgagtgcccaatctgccagcagcagagacccacactcaacccctgatatgtcaccattccctgaggtaatCAACCTGTTACTTGATGGTAAGTTGACAACAtcagaccacttccatcatggaaggggccaCAATTTATCCTAACTAGAATAGATATATAACCATGATTTCTTCTAGCTAGAATACATACATAATCTgcatatggatttgctttcccttcaTGCAATGGTTTTCCAAAAACTACATCCTTgtacttacagaatgccttatccatcatcatagtattccgcacacagcactgcttctgatcaagtaACCAACTTTATAGCAAATGAAGAgtgggaataggcacatgctcatggaattttctgatCTTACTATATTCCCCACAATCCTAaagcaactggattgatagaatggtggagtggccttttgaagactcatttATGGTACCACCTAGGTGGCAATACATTGCAGAACTAGGACAATAATCTCTGGGAGTCtgggtatgctctgaatcagcttcCACTAATTGGCGCTTTCTCTCTTAgacaggattcacaggtccaggaatcaaggaagTTGTGCCATAGGAtgatttttgcttcctgtccctgtaaccttgagttctgctggtctacaggtcttactTCTACAAGGAGTGCCTTCACCAGCAGACACAACCATTATCCCATTGACCTGGAAGACTGTGACTTGGTCATTTTGGGTTCCTCATGCTTCTGAATCAACAGACAAATAAGGGGAATATTGTACTGATTGGGATCATCGAGCCTGATTTTAAAGGGTAAACAGAAGTACATCTACaccatggaggtaaagaagagatttCCTGAAATACAGGAAATCCCCTAggatgtctcttagtactaccatgccctgtgattaaagtcaacagaaattgcaacaacccaagccaggcagggctaccaatggcctacaagcttcagaaatgaaggtttagCTCACCCCaacagacaaagaactaaagggaaGATTgagtgggtagtggaagaaggtagtgataaatatgcactatgaccacatgacaagttacagaaatgaggactgtaatggtatgaatatttcttcctggttttgttatgagtatgtttgtatttgtacataaagcaaatatattaGTTATTCTCTAACTTATGTCTTCATTGTATGAAATAAGTTGTATTATTCATGTCACAATATTGATGCcaataggatatcaagtttaagagtgactaTTTCTCAAGGaattgcaccttattctggagaggttTAGTACATTGCCAGTTATACACAGGATtcttgagtattgttaggtgaaaaaatatgtctaaattgttttttatttagagattaagcatggtATAAGCTAATATATATAGCTGCTAatttgacaagggatggactgtgatggttaggttcagatgtcaactttgccaagtgaTGTTGCCCAGTTTTCTGTTCAAGTAgacactggcctatctgttgctgtgaggacattttgtagacTTAAACCATCACCACGTTGATTGtactatggctgattacatctgcagtctgctaaggggaatgtctttggcaatgaatgacatttaatctaatcagttgaagactttaaaagagaagtcagaagagagaacttatctctctccacttcagccagccagcctctccacgggtattcatcaaaaatcttcattggCTTTGGCAGCTCATAGCTTTCGtgatggaatttggacttgtgcatcccaaCAGATgtgtgagaaacttttataaaatctcacatttacagatacctccttttggttctgtttccctcgAGAATGCTGACTATGACAGTGATTATTAATGCACACTAAATAAAGAGAATAGAATGGATTTTACTCATCAAGTTTATGACCGATGAGTAGTAAAAGTGAGATTGATGGCAAGTTAATGATAAATTGACTGATAATTTCTAGAAGTGaaataaatgtgtttaaaaagtaattattacTAAAGTACATTCTTTTGGAAATAAACTCCAAAGACAAAAGATCATCTGGTGTATAGCCTGGAGACAGGAATTCATAACTAAAAGATCAGAGGTAACTGGATGCATATGTTTTATATGAACTATTCTAATTTTGAATTCTTGATacataaaaacaacaataagaaagatgattattaaatgaaatattttactttttctttttaaataaaagaactcaAAACATCATAATGCTGAAAATTTCATCAAAACAACAAGTAAATGGTGGGTTCTAAATTGTGCAGTAAAAATGACATAATCTCTGGGCTTTATTTAATCTAAGGTGGGAAGTTTATGAACTTGTCTCAAATTTATATCAATTAAGAGTGGATGAAGATTTAGTGATTTAAatgcaaaaagaagagaaaaaaaatcctcttgATATACTAACTggttcagagaaaaaaatctgagcaAAAGCTATAGTCACTGAAGACAAATTAACTCCCCAATTTTGTCTGAGCAATCTCTGCCTCCCCTTTAACTCTTAATTTTTATGACAatgatatatataaagaactctgtttgaatgcagaaaaaaataggaagcaCATGGTGTCCGTTTTATTCTTTCATGAGACAATTACCATAGTAGCTTGCACATAAGGCAGAGAAATGAATTCTGATTTTCCAGAGTAGAAAATGTATGGGTCACAGAACAGCCATTTAAATTGGATTCAATGCGACTCTCctcattcttcttccttttcaaagttTTACACGGAGTGActatttaaaactgaaataaactTTAATTGAGGAAATACAAGATGCTGAGCGTTATCATTGAAAGATTTTAATAagtttatttaaagagaaaaagtaaaaaatttccaCTAACAGATGTCTTAATTTTACTTAATCATAagtaaaatttaatgaaatgttGTATATATCATTGAATATTTTGTGAATGAACTTAGAAACAGAGGGAAAGCCTTTATGAAATAAATctatacaaattttttttcccaacagaAAAGCATAGTTGAGCAGaggcaaaacacaaacaaaaagaaatgcaataaaaaactaagcaatgggaaaagaaaacaaaagaccccaaccaatatcaaatttaaatgcagaaaaaccttgcaaagaaaacaggaaagagattgagaaatggagggaaagaagggaTTTCTGTCATTTAGCTTAGTAAATCTTTTGTCTTCTTATAATGGATCCAAATAAAAGGTTTAAGgtccatcttgaatgaggtggatcacatctcaactgaaataacataatcaaaaggtcccacctacgaTAGGTCCGCATGCACAGGAAGGCAATTAACCGTTCTGAACATGACTTTTTCTGGAGTAAACACAGCTTCAAAACATCAAAGGAGAATTGTGTGACCTATGACCCCAAGAGAGAAACTTCATAAGAAGTAAACTGCCTTTGCTGAAGAGGACAAGAGGACACAGGAAAAAAGAACTCAGAAAAAAAGGAACTTCCTATTTAGGAAGGAAGATGTAAGGTTGTACCTAGTTCTAGAAGTGATAAAAGTTTTTCAAACCTTGGCCAGGATGCAGCTAAAGATATTCTATGAAAACTGAACTCCTggatatatacaaatacaaatgacataaaataaaacaaattgaatTTCAAAAAATACATTACTTTACAAAAGTTGTGATTATAAAGACATGGGGATGAAACAAACTATAGATTAAGAAGGCAATGGAAGAGAGGTGCGGAAGTGCTGGGGCTTCTGCCGTCTTCATTCAAATCATTCTTCCCTCCTCACACAAGCGGCAGATTGGCAGATACGTTCAGATCAATTTTCCCTGAGACTCTATTGCAATTGAACACTTTTTGATCCATTGTTTGTGATCAAGTTCTTCTTCAGTTTATACTCAAATCTCAGTCTCTTAGTTTTAGCTACGATTGCTACCTGCACCTTGGATGTAAGGAGCACTGTGTCACAGCAGTATGGGATGACATGGGCATTCATGTACAACAGTCATCATTTATGACATAGGTGTAGTTCATTAGCTTTGCCTTATCAAAGCACAATTATAACATCAAAGCACAATTATAACATCAATAAACCCAAATTGTTGAAAATCTATTTAAACATAAGTGCAATTAGAGAGGTTGTTGAGTTACACATATGCAAAGGAGGGAGTCCAAGGTCAGCACCATGACCCTGTGTGGTGCCACACCCACTGGTGACAGTATATAAATGCCACGGTCCCGAAGGGAACATGAAAACGCAGATCTTCTCACTGGAACTCAGCTGAACTCCCCTCACCTGTCACCATGTACTCCAACTGCTGCTCTGGAAACTTCTCCTCGTGCTCTCTTGGGAGCTCCCTGCGGTACCCAGGTTACTCCTGCGGCTTTTCCTACCCCAGCAACCTGGTCTACAGCACTGACCTCTGCTCTCCCAGCACCTCTCTCTACAGTGGCTGTCAGGAGACCTGCTACAAGCCCAGCAGCTGTGGGGTGTCCTGTGCGGTGTCCAACCCCTGCCCGACTTCCTGCTACCGCCCCAGGACCTCCGTGCTCTGCAGTCCCTGCCAGCCGGCTTACGCAAGGTCTCAGGACTGTGGCACTAGCAGCACCTGTTCCCTTGGCTTTGGAGCAAGAAGCTGCTACTCTCTGGGCTGTGGAGTCACTGGTTTCAGATCACTGGGTTGTGGAACCCGTGTCTCCCCTTTCCTGGGATATGGTTCCGGATTATGCTGCCCATCCTACTTTCCTTCT encodes:
- the LOC143648046 gene encoding keratin-associated protein 13-1-like, with translation MYSNCCSGNFSSCSLGSSLRYPGYSCGFSYPSNLVYSTDLCSPSTSLYSGCQETCYKPSSCGVSCAVSNPCPTSCYRPRTSVLCSPCQPAYARSQDCGTSSTCSLGFGARSCYSLGCGVTGFRSLGCGTRVSPFLGYGSGLCCPSYFPSRSCQPSCYRQTCGSSFYRSIC